The genomic stretch CATGGTGAGGTTTTCCACTAAAGAGGGCATTGAAACCTAAAAGTACTCATGCTATTTATTTTAGGAAATCAATAATGACAAAACCATCTCTAGTTAAATGTAATGTAAGTGGGTCCATTCACATCATCTTGAAATTCAAGTAGTCAAACCTACATGAATTTCTGCAATATTCATCCACTCAGACTGTCATGTAAACACCACCCATTGTCAGAAAAATGAATGCCCATGAGAAAGCATGCTGTCCCTTTCCACAGCTTTCCTCACAGCATTTTTAATGTCCTTATTTCTGAGGCTATAGATGATGGGGTTCATCATGGGGATCACTACAGCATAGAATACAGATGCCACCTTGTCATGTCCGAAGGAATAACTTGAATTGGGTCTCATGTACATGAAGAGACCAGAGCCATAGAAGAGGGTCACAGCAGTCAGGTGAGAAGCACTGGTGCTAAAGGCCTTGGTCCTACCTTTAGCTGAGTTGATCCTAAGGACAGCAGCAATAATGTATCCATAAGAGACGAGGACCACTAGGACAGAAATCACCCCCACAATGACACCTAAAATAAAGGTCACCACCTGGCTGGTAAAGATGTCAGAGCACGCTAGAGCCAGGACTGGAGGAAGGTCACAGAAGAAGTGGTTGATTATGTTGGGCCCACAGAAATCATGCTGGTAGACAGAGCATGTTTCAATCAAAGAACTAAGGAAACCACCCATATAGGCACCAGCCACCAACTTTAAACACAGAGTATGGGACATGAGAGCCATGTAGAGCAGTGGGTTGCAGACAGCAGTGTACCTGTCATAGGCCATAGCTGCCAGGAGCAAGCATTCAGTCAGCCCCATTCCACAGAAGACAAAGTATTGTGTGGCACAGCCAAGAAAAGAAATGGTGTTCTTATCTGTGACAATGTCAGAAAGCATCTTGGGGGCAGTGGAGGATGAATAACAGATGTCCAGGAAGGAGAGATtactgaggaagaagtacatgggtgtgtggaggtgACTGTCCATCCTAATGAGGGTGATGAGGCTCAAGTTCCAGGCTAAGGTCAGGAGATAAATCcccagaaacagaataaaaaggaagattTTCATCTGAGGCTGATCTGAAAATCCCAGGAGGATGAATCTGGTCACAGCTGTGCTGTTTCTTCCTCCGGCCATACACAAGCTTCCTGCATAAGAAAAGAGACAGTCCTGAAGTTTGAGAGCTAGTGTTtgtaactttaaaagaaata from Mus caroli chromosome 19, CAROLI_EIJ_v1.1, whole genome shotgun sequence encodes the following:
- the LOC110286064 gene encoding olfactory receptor 5A2-like, whose translation is MAGGRNSTAVTRFILLGFSDQPQMKIFLFILFLGIYLLTLAWNLSLITLIRMDSHLHTPMYFFLSNLSFLDICYSSSTAPKMLSDIVTDKNTISFLGCATQYFVFCGMGLTECLLLAAMAYDRYTAVCNPLLYMALMSHTLCLKLVAGAYMGGFLSSLIETCSVYQHDFCGPNIINHFFCDLPPVLALACSDIFTSQVVTFILGVIVGVISVLVVLVSYGYIIAAVLRINSAKGRTKAFSTSASHLTAVTLFYGSGLFMYMRPNSSYSFGHDKVASVFYAVVIPMMNPIIYSLRNKDIKNAVRKAVERDSMLSHGHSFF